The Acidimicrobiales bacterium sequence CGCCGACGGCGGACTCACCGCCGGGTGACAGCCGGGTCTCGGCGAGCCACGTGAACGAGTCGTTCGTCCTCGGTGTCGACCTCGACGGCGTGTGCGCCGAGCACACGCTGGCGTTCCGCCGCATCGTGGCCGAACGCCTCGGGGTCGCCGAGGAATCGCTTCCCCTCGAGCGGGGCTGGGACTTCGCCGAGTGGGGGTTCGAGGCCGGCGACTTCGAGGACCATCACCGGTATGCCGCGGTGGAGAAGCGGATGTTCCGCCACCTGGAACCGATCGAGGGCGCCGCGGAGACGCTGTGGCGCCTGTCCGATGCCGGTGTGTGGATCCGGATCCTCACCCATCGGCTGTACGTGAACTGGGGCCATCAGGCCGCCGTCGCCGACACGGTCGGGTGGCTCGACGACGCCCGGATCCCCTACCGCGATCTCTGCTTCCTGGGCGCGAAACCCCAGGTCGAGGCGGACCTGTACATCGACGACTCGCCCCACAACATCTCTGCGCTGCGCAAGGCCGGCAACGAGGTGATCGTCTTCGATCAGCCGTACAACCGCGACCAACGCGACCCGCGCGCCACCACCTGGGCGGAGGTCGAGGAGATCGTGATGGAACGGTTCGCCGAACGGCAGGGGGTCCACGGCGTCCAGCCGCAGCTTCCCGGCGTCGACGGCACCCTGGGTCGCCGCCTCGGCAGCGAGTAGCTACTTGCGCTGGAAGTTCGGCGTGCGCTTCTCGGCGAACGCCTTCGGGCCTTCCTTCGAGTCCTCCGAGGCCATGACGACCCCGGTGTAGGTGTCCTCGTGGGCGAAGGCCTCGGCCTCGGTCATCCCCGGCGTGTCGTGCAGCGTCTTGAGCACGGCCTCCACGGCGAGCGGACCGTTGGCCGCCACCGTCGCGGCGACCTCCATCGCGTGCTCGAGCGCGGTGCCGTCCGGCACGACCCGGCTGATCAGCCCCATCGCCTTCGCCTCCGCGGCCGTGATGTGCTTGCCGGTGAGGAGGATGTCGGCCGCCTCGGCGTAGCCGATCTGGCGAGCGAGGCGGACGGCCGAGCCACCCATCGGGTACAGCGACCACTTCACCTCGCTGACGCCGAAGGTCGCGCCTTCTGCCGCGATGCGGATGTCGGTGCCCTGGAGGATCTCGGTACCCCCGGCGATGGCAACGCCTTCGACGGCCGCGATGATCGGCTTGGTCGGCCGCGAGGTCTTCAGCAGGCCCTCCCAGATGAAGTTGGCGCCCTCGCTGGCCATGGCCCCTTCGACGTCCCAGTCGTCGGACTCGGCCTTGTCCCCGGAGAGACCCCGCAGATCCATGCCGGCACAGAAGTCGCCGCCCGTGCCGGTGAGCACGATGCAGCGGATGTCGTCGTCCTCTGACGCCTCCTTCCAGGCGTCACGCATCCGACCGAACATCTGCAGCGTCATCGCGTTCTTGCGCTCGGGACGGTTCATCGTGGCGACCATCACGGCGCCCTGGCGTTCGACGAGAAGATCAGGCATGGCCGCAGACCGTATGACGAAGGTCCGGGCGTCGGCCAGTTCGCCGCCGGATCACTTCATGTACCGCCCGTTGCCGCCGATGGATGGGTGTGCGCAGCAAGGTCGAGATCGTCCAGATCCGGGTGAGCGACATCGAGAGTGGCGATGTCGTCAACAAGCGCGGTCCCGAGAAGTCCGGGTGGATCGAGGTCGAACGCCTCGAGGTGCTCGAGTCCGGTGACTTCGTCGTGCACGACTCGAGCGACACCGACAGCTTCACCGCGACCGGATACGACCTCGTGTGGCTCCAGACCGTGCTCTCGCTGGGCGCGAACTCACACTTCGCCCTGCCCCACTAGCGCGACTCGTCCGACGCCGCGGGGCGAGCGGTTCGGCCCTCCACCTCGCCGAAGAACTGGGCGGCGGCCTTCTGGATGCCGTACGACCAGGTGGGATACGCGTGCACGGTCTGGGCGAGCCGGCCGGTGAACGCGTTCGTCCGCATCGCCAGGGCGATCTCGTGGATCATCTCGCCGGCCCGGGGCGCGACGATCGTGGCGCCGATCATGCGCCCGCCGGCGACCCGGCGGGTGAGCCGCTTCGGACCGGCGATCAGCTTGATGTAGCCCTCGGTGTGTCCGTCGGTCAGGGCGCGGTCCATCTCCGCGAGCGGGAGCTCGGCCACCCGACCCCCGTGCCGCGACGCCTCGGCTTCGGTCATGCCGATGCGGGCGACCTCCGGCTGGGTGAACGTGACCCAGGGGATCCACGACGTGCGGAATCGGCCCCGCACGCCCCTGCGCAGGGCGTTTCCGGCCGCCAGGCGACCCATCTCGTCGGCCGCGTGCGTGAAGGAGAGCTTGCCGGTGACGTCGCCGACCGCGTAGACGCCCCGGACATCGGTGGCGAGCCGATCGTCGGTGACGACGTGCCCTTGCGGATCGAGCTCGACGCCGAGCTCCTCGAGCCCCAGCCCGCCGGAGTTCGGCGCGCGGCCGACCGCGAGCAGGAGCCGCTCGACCACCACCTCTGCTCCGCCACTGACGACCGCCACCCCGTCGGGGCGGGTCTCCACCGCGTCGATCATCGTGCCTGAGCGGACGTCGACCCCCGCTGCGGCGAGAGCGCGGGCGACCGCGGCGCCGGCTTCGGGTTCCTCGCGCGACAGCAGCCGCGGGAGGCCCTCGAACAACGTGACCTCGACACCCAGCCAGGCGAACGCCTGGGCGAGCTCACACCCGATCGGTCCACCGCCGACGATGCCGAGGGTCGCCGGCGCGTCGGCGAGCGAGAACACGCTCTCGTTGGTGAGGACGCGGTCGGGGTCGACCTCGTCGAGACCGGGAATGGCGGGCACCACGGGCCGCGAACCCGTCGCCACGATGATGCGCGGGGCGGTGATCCGATCCGCGTCGACGACCACGGTGTCGTGGGTCGCGAGGCGACCGCGACCCTCCCGGACGCCGATCCCTTCGGCCCGCAGGACGTCGGCCGTCTCGGTCGCCGCGATCCGTTCGACGGTCGAGCCGACACGCGCCATCGCCGCGCCGAACTCGAGGTCCTGGGCCGCCGCGGCGAGCAGGGTCTTCGACGGCACGCACCCGGTGAACGTGCAGTCGCCACCGATGGGGCCCTCGTTCACGAGGAGGACGTCGGCGCCGGCCCAACGAGCGGCTCGCGCCGCACCAAGTCCCCCGGCCCCACCGCCGACGATGATGAGGTCGTGGTTCACGAGGCGGGAAACCGCATCGGTGGGCGTGCCATTCCCCCATCGTCGCTCGGGGCGGCCGTCGATGCACGGTCAGTGCCGAGCCGTGGCCGGCTGCGGACGTAGCGCGCCGAACCAGACCAGCAGGACGAGACCGGAACCGATGACCACAGTCGGGGCCGACCCGAGACCCCAGATCTTCACGCCGATGCTCACCAGAGCGGCGACGCCGAGCATCGACCCCTCACTCCCCCGCCACGGCTGTCGCGGCGCCAGCAGAGCCCGCCGCTCCACGCCGCTCACGAGGGCGACGATGAGCGTCAACACGACGGCCGCCGCGAACATCATGGGGAGTTTCTGGAGCCACCAGGCAGCCGAGGCAACCGATGCCGTCGGCAGCCAGCCGAGGGCGTAGAAGCCGGCCGCGGCCACGACGAAGGCCGTGAAGTGCCACAGGTAGACCGTCAGCGACACGGCGTTGCCGGCCACGACCGCGGCCCAGGCCTTCGGCGACCGGGCGAGGCGGCCGGAGAGCCACGGGGCGAGTGCCACGGCGGTCGTCGAGTAGGCGCCGCCGAAGAGCAGCAACGCGATCGACGGCGGGTGGGTCGGCGAGTGGGTGAGGCCCTCGTGGTGGACCATGGCGACCGGCCAGGGCCCGAAGGCCACCGCGGCGACGGCACCCGTCCACAGGGCCGCCGCCACCGTGACGAGGCGGCGGCCGGTCGGCAGCAGACCGTCGCGCCACGCGAACCCGGCGACCTGGAAGAGCAACCACCCGAGGACCCAGTTGACATGGCCGATGAGCGGGACGCCGCTCACGTGCAGTGCCTCGACCGCGGCAAAGACCGCCAGCGCGCCGACCACGAAGCGGCCGGGGCGGCGACGGAAGGCAGGCAGGACCATCGGGGCGATCGCCGTGTCGATGGTGTAGTTGGCGAGGAACCACAGGGGAATGGCGGCCGCGATCGCACCGGCGACGACGATGCCCCCGGCCCCGAGCAGCGAACCGACGACGAGCAGCGCGAGCCAGGTCCCGCCGAGCACCACGGCTGGCGCGAGCATGCGGCGTAGGCGGGCGACAACCCAGTCGGCCCCCCGTCCGCCGCCGCGGGCGTGGGCGTCGAGCGACATCGCCGACGAGAACCCGCCGACCACGAAGAAGAGGGGCATCACCTGGAAGATCCAGGTGATCCAGGCCAGCTGGGGCGCTTCGGCGAGTGCGTTTCCGGCCCGCAGCGCGCCGTCGTCGTCGAGGGCCACCGAGATGGCGGCCCAGTGACCGATCGCCACCGCCAACATGGCGAGGGCGCGATAGGCGTCGATCGCGCGATTGCGGTCGGGCCGCGCTTCGGCGGCGAGATCGGCGAGCTTCGGAGCGGTCTGCGTGGGCATGACCTCCACGAAACCGGATGTACGGGCCTGCTGGCCCCGGGGGAATCCCCCAAAACCCCCTAGGGGGTGTCCAACGCGGCCCGGAACTCGGCCACGAGCGCAGCGACGCCCTCCGGGCCACCGCCGTCGAGCATGCGCTGTACGACCGCGGATCCCACCACGACGCCGTCGGCGACCTCACAGGCCTGTACCGCCTGCTCCGGTGTGCCGATACCCACGCCGACGAGCACGGGCTTGTCGGTCACCGCCTTGACCCGGCGGGCGATCACCTTGGCGCTGTCGGCCAGCTCGGCCCGCACGCCGGTGATGCCGAGGAGCCCGACCGCGTAGACGAAACCGTGGGATCGTTCACAGATGCGCGGGAGCCGCTCGTCGGGGGCCGTGGGGGCCGCGAGCATGACGGTCTCGACACCGGCCGCATCGGCCGCCGCCGCCCACTCGCCCGCCTCCTCCAAAGGGATGTCCGGCAGGATGCAGCCGCTGACGCCGCCGTCGGCCAGCGTGTTGGCGAAGCGTTCCCAGCCCATCCGGTAGGCGATGTTGCCGTAGGTCATGACGGCGGTGGGCACACCGATGTCGGCCCCCCGCAACCGATCGAGGATCGACTGGGGCGTCGCCCCGGCGGCGAGGGCCTTGTCGTTGGCGAGCTGGATGGTTGGACCGTCCATGACGGGGTCGGAGAACGGCACGCCGATCTCGATGGCGTCCGCGCCGGCGTCGGCGACCGCCTGGATCGTCTCGAGCCAGTCGTCGCCGAGGCCACCGGTGAGATACGGGACGAGGCACTTGCCGCCACCCTCGCGGCGAGCGCGCAGGGCGGCTTCGAGGGCGCCGGTCACCCGAGGATGTCCATCATCTGGGCGACGTCCTTGTCACCGCGGCCGCTGAGGTTGAGCAGGACGGTCTTGCCCGCCAACTCCTCGCGGGCCCGGCTCATCCAGGCGAGGCCGTGGGCCGACTCGAGCGCGGGGATGATCCCTTCGGTGCGTGACAGCAGCTGGAAGGCCTCGATGACCTCGGCATCGCTCACCGGCTCGTAGCGGGCCCGGCCGATGGCCGCGAGATGGGCGTGTTCGGGCCCGATCCCGGGATAGTCGAGCCCCGCGGAGATCGACTCGGCCTCGAGCACCTGGCCCCACTCGTCCTGCATGAGATACGAGAACGAGCCGTGCACGATGCCGGGCACGGCACGACCGACGGCGGCGCCCCCGGCCGGTTCGGCACCGACCAGCATCGCGTCCGTGTCGGCGAAGCCCGCAAAGATCCCGGCGGCGTTGGACCCACCACCCACACAGGCGACGACGACGTCCGGCGCACCGCCGATGAGCCGCTGGCACTGCTCGCGGGCCTCGTCGCCGATGACGCGATGGAACTCGCGGACCATCCAGGGATACGGGTGCGGGCCCATGACGGAACCGAGGCAGTAGTGGGTGGACTCCACGACGGCGACCCAGTGGCGCATGGCCTCGTTCACCGCGTCCTTCAGGGTGCGGCTGCCGGATTCGGCCGCCCGCACCTCGGTGCCGAGCAGCTTCATGCGAAAGACGTTGAGCTCCTGGCGCTCGATGTCGACCGAGCCCATGTAGACGACACAGTCCATGTCGAACAGCGCCGCCGCGGTCGCGGTCGCCACACCGTGCTGGCCGGCACCGGTCTCCGCCACGAGGCTGGTCTTGCCCATCCGCTTGGCGAGCAGCGCCTGACCGAGCACGTTGTTGATCTTGTGGCTGCCGGTGTGGTTCAGGTCCTCACGCTTGAGAAGCACCTGACAGCCGAGCTCCTCGCTGAGGTTCGCGCAGACCGTGACCGGCGAAGGACGCCCGGCGTAGTCGGTGAGCAGGCGGTGGAGTTCGTCGCGAAACCCCTGGTCAGCCCATGCCTCGCGGAACGCGGCGTCGAGCTCCTGGCACGCGGGAACGAGCGTCTCGGGCACGTACATGCCGCCGAACTCGCCGAAGCGGCCGCCGTCGGTCGGGTCGGTCATCGCCATGTCAGAAGTCCAACTGCCAGTCGTAGAGCCCGCTGTCGTCGGGATCGGCGGGATCAGCCGGGCGGATCTCCTCGAAGGCGGCCCGGGCGTTGTCGATGAACTCGCGCATCTTGACGGGGTCCTTGCGCCCCGGCTCGCGCTCGACGCCACTCGAGACGTCGACGCCCCAGGGCTTCACCTGGCGGATGCCGTCGGCGACGTTGCCGGGATGCAGACCGCCCGCGAGCATCACGCGGTGTCCGGCCCGAGGGGCGTCCTCGGCGAGCCGCCAGTCGAACAGCTCGCCGCTGCCCGGCTTGTCACCCTCGATGTGGATGACATCGGCGCCGTAGTCCGGGATGCGTGAGAGACCCGGATGGCCTGCGGGAAACGCCTTGATGACGATGCCCGTGCGTTGACGAACGTCCCGGGTCTGCTCGGCCGACTCGTTGCCGTGCAACTGCGCGGCCCGCAGCCCGGCCCGCTGCACGATCTCCACGACGCGATCGGGAAGCTCGTCGCGGAACACGCCGACGGTCATCACCTCGGCGGGGATCCGGCGGGCGATGTCGCGCGCCCGATCGACCGCGATCTGGCGCGGCGACGGTGCGAACATGAAGCCCAGCGCGTCCGCACCCAGCGCAACGGCGAGAAGCGCGTCCTCCTCGCTGGTGATGCCGCAGATCTTGACGAACACGACGTGGACGCTACCCGGCGTTTGCCGTCGACAAGACGTGTTTCCGCCACATCAGGCGCTGAAGCCGGCCCGCAGTTCGCGCACGCCGTCCGCCGGATCACCGTGCTTCACGAGCGTCTCCCCCACGAGCACGGCGTGGTAGCCGGCCGCGCCGAGGACCTGTACGTCCTGCGGGCCCCGGATCCCCGACTCGGCCACCCGCACGACACCGGCCGGCATCTGCTCGGCCATTCGCACGGCCCGCTCCGTGTCGACCTCGAACGTCACCAGATCCCGCTGGTTGACGCCGATGAGCGTCGCGTCGACGGCGAGCGCCCGTTCCAGTTCCGCCTCGTCGTGGATCTCCACCAGCGCGTCCAACCCCACGTCGCGGGCGAGGCCGTGGAAGTCGGCCAGCTCCCCATCGTCGAGCGCGGCGGCGATCAGGAGCACACAGTCGGCGCCCATGATGCGGGCGTCGAGCACGTCGTGTCGGTGCACCGTGAAGTCCTTGCGCAGCACGGGCAGGTCCACGGCGTCCCGCGCGGCGCGGAGGTCGTCCACGGACCCGCCGAACCAGTCCTCGTCGGTGAGCACGGACAGACACGCCGCGCCACCGGCGGCGTACTGAGCAGCCAGAACAGCGGGATCGAGGTCCGGGAACAGGTCGCCCTTGGACGGCGAACGCCGCTTCACCTCGCTGATCACGGCCATCCCTGCGGCCGCATCCAGTGTGGCGCGAAACCCGCGGGCCGGGGCGGCCGCGAGGGCGTGCGCGGTCAGCGTGTCGGTGTCGCGTTCATCCTTCGCCGCGGCGTCGCGATGGGCCGCGAGGATCCGGTCCAGATAGGTGACGGGCAGCGTGCCGCCCCGTCCTAGAGGCCCTTGCCCGCGACCGGGGTGGCCATGATCAGCTCCGGCGCCCCGTCGAGCAGGTCACCGATCGAGGCGAACAGCGCCGCCATCGCGTCGGATCCGCCGTGGAGACCCATCGCGTCCGCGTCGGTGTACAGCTCGTAGACCCAGGCGACGTTCTCGTCGCCATTGTCGAGGTTGAGGATGTAGATCTCGGTCCCCGCCTCTTCGTTGACGGCCGCCATCATCGGACCGAACGCGGCGACGAGTTCATCGCGCTTGCCGGGCTTCGTGGGGAGCTTTGCGATCAGGGAAACTTTTGCCATCCCGGGACTCTAGGGGGGCGAGGGCCCACGCCGGAAACCGGAATCAGGGCCGGCGGTCCTGCGATCGACTCATCGACAACGCGACGAGCGGCGCGGCGAGGAAGATGCCGATCGAGAGCAGGACGAGGTACAACCCGATGAGTGCCAGTCCCCGGAACCCCACGAGGGCTCCCGAGATCAGCGCGGCGAGGCCGAAGAGGATCCCCAGCGCCGGAATGGTCTTCATCCAGGAGGGCAGCGTGCTGTCGGTGATCGGCCGGTCGTCGCGATCGTCGAACCCGAGGGGGTCGCCTTCGTCGAAGGGCCGCCACGGGTCCGCCCCGTCGACCGTGCCGTGCGACGCCGCGTGGAAGGTCGGGCGGGGCGTGCCCCGCAACCGGGCCCGGTCGTAGTCGGCCCGGGCATCGACGTCGCCGAGCACCGCCCACGCCTCGTTGATGCGCCGCATGCGTTCTTCCGCCCGCCGCCGGCCGCTCTCGGTGCCCGTGTGGAAGTCCGGATGCGCCTCCCGGGCGAGGCGCAGGTACGCCCGCCGGATCTCGGCCGCGGGGGCGGACGGGTCCACCCCCAACTCCCGATAGTGCGCGTCCCCGGCCACGCCCGGATCCTACGCCCGCTCCCCCACCCCACCCCCTTCGTTCTGGGTGAACGGGGGCGCGGATTCCAGCTCTATGTTCACCCAGAACGAGGGGGTGGGGTGGGTTTTCACACTTTCCTCACAGTTGTGATCCACAGTCCGGAGGAGCCGAGCGGGAAGACTGCCGGTGGGTCCGTCGACGACGAGAGGAGCGAACGTGAGCGAGGAGACCGTCGTGGTCATCGTCGAGGACGACCCGAACATCGCCGATCTCGTGGAGCTCTACCTCCGCCGCGACGGGTTCCGGCCGTACCAGGCGAGCACCGGCGAGCGGGCGCTGGAGGTCATCGCCGAACGCCGGCCCAAGCTCGTCCTGCTCGACATCGGGCTGCCGGGCGAACTCGACGGCATCGACGTGTGTCGTCTGGTGCGCGGCGAATCCGACGTCCCCATCATCTTCCTCACCGCTCGCGACGACGAGGTCGACCGGGTGCTCGGGCTCGAGCTCGGCGCGGACGACTACGTGACGAAGCCCTTCTCGCCCCGCGAGGTCGTCGCCCGGGTCAAGGCGATCCTGCGGCGGGCCGAGGCCCGTGACACCGCGGACCGTCCGCCCGTCATCGACGTCGGCGAGCACATCGTGATCGACGCCGGACGACGCGAGGTGACCGTGCGGGGTGAACCGGTCGCCCTCGCCACCCGCGAGTTCGATCTCGTCCACCATCTCGCCGAGCGGCGCGGGCTCGCCCTCTCCCGTCGCCAGCTGCTCGACGGCGTCTGGGGCGCCGACTGGGTCGGCGACGACCGCACGGTGGATGTCCACGTGCGCCAGCTCCGCAAGAAGCTCGGTGACGACCTCGCGCTCGAAACGGTGTGGGGCGTGGGATACCGGCTCGACTGATGCGGCGCCGCATCGGCATCTCCCTGATCGGCATGGTGGTCGCCTCGCTCGTGCTCGCCGGGCTGGGGACGATCGTCCTGGCGTCGGTCACCGACCGGGCGAACGACGAGGAGGACCTGCGCGAACAGACCGATGCGATGCGCGACCTCTTCGCGGAGATCACGCTCGCGACCTCGCCGAACGCCGAGGAGAGCCGCACCCAGCAACTCATCCGCCTGAGCCGGACCATGAG is a genomic window containing:
- a CDS encoding crotonase/enoyl-CoA hydratase family protein, with the translated sequence MPDLLVERQGAVMVATMNRPERKNAMTLQMFGRMRDAWKEASEDDDIRCIVLTGTGGDFCAGMDLRGLSGDKAESDDWDVEGAMASEGANFIWEGLLKTSRPTKPIIAAVEGVAIAGGTEILQGTDIRIAAEGATFGVSEVKWSLYPMGGSAVRLARQIGYAEAADILLTGKHITAAEAKAMGLISRVVPDGTALEHAMEVAATVAANGPLAVEAVLKTLHDTPGMTEAEAFAHEDTYTGVVMASEDSKEGPKAFAEKRTPNFQRK
- a CDS encoding FAD-dependent oxidoreductase; translated protein: MNHDLIIVGGGAGGLGAARAARWAGADVLLVNEGPIGGDCTFTGCVPSKTLLAAAAQDLEFGAAMARVGSTVERIAATETADVLRAEGIGVREGRGRLATHDTVVVDADRITAPRIIVATGSRPVVPAIPGLDEVDPDRVLTNESVFSLADAPATLGIVGGGPIGCELAQAFAWLGVEVTLFEGLPRLLSREEPEAGAAVARALAAAGVDVRSGTMIDAVETRPDGVAVVSGGAEVVVERLLLAVGRAPNSGGLGLEELGVELDPQGHVVTDDRLATDVRGVYAVGDVTGKLSFTHAADEMGRLAAGNALRRGVRGRFRTSWIPWVTFTQPEVARIGMTEAEASRHGGRVAELPLAEMDRALTDGHTEGYIKLIAGPKRLTRRVAGGRMIGATIVAPRAGEMIHEIALAMRTNAFTGRLAQTVHAYPTWSYGIQKAAAQFFGEVEGRTARPAASDESR
- a CDS encoding acyltransferase; its protein translation is MPTQTAPKLADLAAEARPDRNRAIDAYRALAMLAVAIGHWAAISVALDDDGALRAGNALAEAPQLAWITWIFQVMPLFFVVGGFSSAMSLDAHARGGGRGADWVVARLRRMLAPAVVLGGTWLALLVVGSLLGAGGIVVAGAIAAAIPLWFLANYTIDTAIAPMVLPAFRRRPGRFVVGALAVFAAVEALHVSGVPLIGHVNWVLGWLLFQVAGFAWRDGLLPTGRRLVTVAAALWTGAVAAVAFGPWPVAMVHHEGLTHSPTHPPSIALLLFGGAYSTTAVALAPWLSGRLARSPKAWAAVVAGNAVSLTVYLWHFTAFVVAAAGFYALGWLPTASVASAAWWLQKLPMMFAAAVVLTLIVALVSGVERRALLAPRQPWRGSEGSMLGVAALVSIGVKIWGLGSAPTVVIGSGLVLLVWFGALRPQPATARH
- the trpA gene encoding tryptophan synthase subunit alpha, which encodes MTGALEAALRARREGGGKCLVPYLTGGLGDDWLETIQAVADAGADAIEIGVPFSDPVMDGPTIQLANDKALAAGATPQSILDRLRGADIGVPTAVMTYGNIAYRMGWERFANTLADGGVSGCILPDIPLEEAGEWAAAADAAGVETVMLAAPTAPDERLPRICERSHGFVYAVGLLGITGVRAELADSAKVIARRVKAVTDKPVLVGVGIGTPEQAVQACEVADGVVVGSAVVQRMLDGGGPEGVAALVAEFRAALDTP
- the trpB gene encoding tryptophan synthase subunit beta; this translates as MAMTDPTDGGRFGEFGGMYVPETLVPACQELDAAFREAWADQGFRDELHRLLTDYAGRPSPVTVCANLSEELGCQVLLKREDLNHTGSHKINNVLGQALLAKRMGKTSLVAETGAGQHGVATATAAALFDMDCVVYMGSVDIERQELNVFRMKLLGTEVRAAESGSRTLKDAVNEAMRHWVAVVESTHYCLGSVMGPHPYPWMVREFHRVIGDEAREQCQRLIGGAPDVVVACVGGGSNAAGIFAGFADTDAMLVGAEPAGGAAVGRAVPGIVHGSFSYLMQDEWGQVLEAESISAGLDYPGIGPEHAHLAAIGRARYEPVSDAEVIEAFQLLSRTEGIIPALESAHGLAWMSRAREELAGKTVLLNLSGRGDKDVAQMMDILG
- a CDS encoding phosphoribosylanthranilate isomerase; this translates as MFVKICGITSEEDALLAVALGADALGFMFAPSPRQIAVDRARDIARRIPAEVMTVGVFRDELPDRVVEIVQRAGLRAAQLHGNESAEQTRDVRQRTGIVIKAFPAGHPGLSRIPDYGADVIHIEGDKPGSGELFDWRLAEDAPRAGHRVMLAGGLHPGNVADGIRQVKPWGVDVSSGVEREPGRKDPVKMREFIDNARAAFEEIRPADPADPDDSGLYDWQLDF
- the trpC gene encoding indole-3-glycerol phosphate synthase TrpC, whose protein sequence is MPVTYLDRILAAHRDAAAKDERDTDTLTAHALAAAPARGFRATLDAAAGMAVISEVKRRSPSKGDLFPDLDPAVLAAQYAAGGAACLSVLTDEDWFGGSVDDLRAARDAVDLPVLRKDFTVHRHDVLDARIMGADCVLLIAAALDDGELADFHGLARDVGLDALVEIHDEAELERALAVDATLIGVNQRDLVTFEVDTERAVRMAEQMPAGVVRVAESGIRGPQDVQVLGAAGYHAVLVGETLVKHGDPADGVRELRAGFSA
- a CDS encoding putative quinol monooxygenase, which codes for MAKVSLIAKLPTKPGKRDELVAAFGPMMAAVNEEAGTEIYILNLDNGDENVAWVYELYTDADAMGLHGGSDAMAALFASIGDLLDGAPELIMATPVAGKGL
- a CDS encoding J domain-containing protein, whose amino-acid sequence is MAGDAHYRELGVDPSAPAAEIRRAYLRLAREAHPDFHTGTESGRRRAEERMRRINEAWAVLGDVDARADYDRARLRGTPRPTFHAASHGTVDGADPWRPFDEGDPLGFDDRDDRPITDSTLPSWMKTIPALGILFGLAALISGALVGFRGLALIGLYLVLLSIGIFLAAPLVALSMSRSQDRRP
- a CDS encoding response regulator transcription factor; the protein is MSEETVVVIVEDDPNIADLVELYLRRDGFRPYQASTGERALEVIAERRPKLVLLDIGLPGELDGIDVCRLVRGESDVPIIFLTARDDEVDRVLGLELGADDYVTKPFSPREVVARVKAILRRAEARDTADRPPVIDVGEHIVIDAGRREVTVRGEPVALATREFDLVHHLAERRGLALSRRQLLDGVWGADWVGDDRTVDVHVRQLRKKLGDDLALETVWGVGYRLD